In Phytoactinopolyspora mesophila, the following are encoded in one genomic region:
- a CDS encoding ATP-binding cassette domain-containing protein, producing MRGITIGFPGVLALDGVDFFLRPGEVHSLMGENGAGKSTLIKALTGVYAIDSGSIAVAGEARIFASTADAQRAGISTVYQEVNLCANLSVGENVMLGHEPRNRRGIDWKAAHRMAVHHLEHLGVRIDSKSVLSSHSIAIQQLVAISRAMVLDAKVLILDEPTSSLDRGEVEQLFAVIRDLRDRGVAVLFVSHFLDQVYEISDRITVLRNGQLVGEYLVKDLPRGELVTKMIGRELDELEAISTKADRVIDREAAPVLRATGIGRRGVVEPADVDVFGGEVVGIAGLLGSGRTELVRLLCGADKPDSGHIEMDDRPVRLPTPRHAIANRIAFSSENRRAEGIVADLTVAENIVLGIQARRGWRRRIRRSEQNAIVTEYIKALGVRPADPDQVVGNLSGGNQQKVLLARWLATAPKLIVLDEPTRGIDVGAKADIQRKVAELSAQGLSVIFISAELEEVLRLAQRIVVMRDRRMMGELDSHDIDLDGLIDYIANGSEGSAA from the coding sequence ATGCGCGGCATCACCATCGGCTTTCCCGGCGTCCTGGCACTCGATGGCGTGGACTTCTTTCTGCGTCCCGGCGAGGTGCACTCGCTCATGGGCGAGAACGGAGCCGGCAAGTCCACCCTGATCAAGGCGCTGACCGGTGTGTACGCGATCGACAGCGGTTCGATCGCGGTGGCCGGGGAAGCCCGGATCTTCGCCAGCACGGCCGACGCTCAGAGAGCCGGAATTTCGACGGTCTATCAGGAAGTGAATCTCTGCGCGAACCTGTCGGTCGGCGAGAACGTGATGCTCGGGCACGAGCCGCGTAACCGGCGCGGGATCGACTGGAAGGCCGCGCACCGCATGGCGGTACACCATCTCGAACATCTCGGCGTCCGGATCGACTCGAAGTCGGTCCTGTCCAGCCATTCGATCGCCATCCAGCAGCTAGTGGCGATCAGCCGGGCGATGGTCCTCGACGCGAAAGTGCTCATTCTCGACGAGCCGACGTCGAGCTTGGACCGCGGCGAGGTCGAGCAACTGTTCGCCGTGATCCGGGACCTGCGGGACCGCGGGGTCGCGGTACTGTTCGTGAGCCACTTCCTCGACCAGGTCTACGAGATCTCGGACCGGATAACCGTACTGCGCAACGGACAGCTCGTGGGTGAGTACTTGGTGAAGGATCTGCCACGCGGGGAACTCGTCACCAAGATGATCGGGCGGGAGCTCGACGAGTTGGAAGCGATTTCTACCAAGGCCGATCGGGTGATCGATCGAGAGGCGGCGCCCGTGTTGCGTGCGACGGGGATCGGACGACGGGGGGTGGTCGAGCCGGCTGACGTCGACGTCTTCGGCGGCGAGGTGGTCGGGATCGCCGGGCTGCTGGGTTCCGGACGCACCGAGCTCGTCCGCCTCCTGTGTGGAGCCGACAAACCCGATTCCGGCCATATCGAAATGGACGATCGGCCGGTGAGGCTGCCGACGCCGCGTCACGCGATAGCCAACCGCATCGCCTTCTCTTCGGAGAACCGACGGGCCGAGGGGATCGTCGCGGATCTGACCGTGGCCGAGAACATCGTGCTCGGCATCCAAGCGCGTCGCGGCTGGAGACGCCGCATCCGGCGCAGCGAGCAGAATGCGATCGTGACCGAGTACATCAAGGCCCTCGGTGTCCGGCCGGCGGACCCGGACCAGGTGGTCGGAAACCTGTCCGGGGGCAACCAGCAGAAAGTGCTCCTTGCGCGGTGGTTGGCTACCGCCCCCAAACTGATCGTCTTGGACGAGCCGACCCGCGGTATCGACGTCGGTGCCAAGGCCGATATCCAGCGCAAGGTCGCGGAGCTGTCCGCGCAAGGGCTCTCGGTGATCTTCATCTCGGCGGAACTCGAAGAAGTGCTCCGTTTGGCGCAGCGCATCGTCGTGATGAGGGACCGCCGCATGATGGGCGAGCTCGATTCGCACGATATCGATCTCGACGGGCTCATCGACTACATCGCCAACGGGAGCGAGGGGAGTGCAGCGTGA
- a CDS encoding ABC transporter permease subunit, translated as MKDILKHRLIWPVVALIALIAINTATRPTFLSVTVRDGQLYGSLIDILRNSAPLMLVALGMTLVIATRGIDLSVGAIMAVSGAVALTIIDASATPNSPATVAVAIAAAILVSLVLGTWNGFLVSVLGIQPIIATLVLMLAGRGIALLITGGFITTVNSDPYKFMAQGYIAGFPFAFYVSVFAVAVVALVERRTALGMLTEAVGINPKASRLAGVRSRGIIWGAYIASGALSGMAGILYSSNIMAADANASGLFIELYAILAVVLGGTALTGGKFSIAGTVIGVLTIQTLISTITFLGVPPPVSPVFMATAVIIVVLLQSSRVHNAARAFVGLFRARGEPPARNDTANGAGTATDAGAQSLGDTPERDDTKVAR; from the coding sequence GTGAAGGACATCCTGAAGCATCGGCTGATATGGCCTGTTGTCGCGCTCATCGCGCTCATTGCGATCAACACAGCCACCCGCCCGACCTTCCTGAGCGTGACGGTACGCGACGGGCAGCTGTACGGGTCGCTCATCGACATCCTGCGCAACAGCGCACCGCTCATGCTCGTTGCGCTCGGCATGACGCTCGTCATCGCCACCCGCGGTATCGACCTGTCCGTGGGCGCGATCATGGCGGTGTCCGGCGCGGTGGCGCTGACCATCATCGATGCGTCCGCCACACCGAACAGCCCAGCGACGGTCGCGGTCGCGATCGCGGCCGCCATTCTCGTCTCACTCGTGCTGGGTACCTGGAACGGGTTCCTGGTGTCGGTGCTCGGTATCCAGCCGATCATCGCAACGCTCGTGCTGATGCTTGCCGGACGTGGTATCGCGCTGCTCATCACCGGCGGTTTCATCACGACGGTGAACAGTGACCCGTATAAGTTCATGGCGCAGGGCTACATCGCCGGGTTCCCGTTCGCGTTCTATGTGTCCGTCTTCGCCGTCGCGGTCGTCGCGCTGGTCGAGCGTCGTACCGCTCTGGGCATGCTGACCGAAGCGGTCGGCATCAATCCGAAGGCGAGCCGGCTGGCAGGTGTGCGCTCGCGTGGCATCATCTGGGGCGCGTACATCGCCTCCGGCGCACTTTCCGGAATGGCCGGAATTCTGTACAGCTCCAACATCATGGCCGCTGACGCCAACGCTTCCGGGTTATTCATCGAGCTCTACGCAATCCTCGCGGTGGTGCTCGGCGGAACCGCCCTGACGGGCGGAAAGTTCAGCATTGCCGGCACTGTGATCGGTGTCCTCACCATCCAGACCCTCATCTCCACCATCACCTTCCTCGGCGTACCACCGCCGGTGAGCCCGGTCTTCATGGCCACCGCGGTGATCATCGTCGTGCTCCTGCAATCGTCACGTGTGCACAACGCTGCCCGGGCTTTCGTCGGCTTGTTTCGCGCGCGCGGTGAGCCACCAGCGCGGAACGACACGGCGAACGGAGCGGGCACGGCGACGGATGCCGGCGCCCAGTCGTTGGGTGACACACCGGAGCGGGACGACACGAAGGTGGCGCGATGA
- a CDS encoding ABC transporter permease subunit, whose protein sequence is MTRLETPRNARRGPSGSFGAFMSRRSSLMPTFTALAILLLLLGGAHAYFGNFVTPSNLSALLLDNAYLLILAVGVTLVILTGGIDLSVGSVMAFTGILCAKLLSDGVPPIIVVPVMIAGGALIGLLLGVLVQYFDVQPFIATLAGLFLARGLAFVVSQSSMRVEDPAILWLQSERFRLGDWYITPTGIMALLVVAIGVFVTQWTRFGRTIYAIGGSEQSARLMGLNVARTKVLVYLISGVCGGLAGLTLTAYSGAGYPLNGVGTELDTIAAVVIGGTLLTGGTGYVMGSMIGVLVFGTIKSVISFMGAEQSWTRIIIGTLLLLFIVVQRVIVARSERGH, encoded by the coding sequence ATGACCAGACTCGAGACCCCGAGGAACGCGCGGCGCGGGCCCTCCGGGTCCTTCGGCGCCTTCATGAGCCGGCGCTCCTCGCTCATGCCGACGTTCACCGCACTCGCGATCCTGCTCCTGCTGCTCGGCGGCGCCCATGCCTACTTCGGCAACTTCGTGACGCCATCGAACCTGTCGGCGCTCCTCCTGGACAACGCGTACCTGCTGATCCTCGCCGTGGGTGTGACCCTGGTCATCCTCACGGGCGGGATCGACCTGTCGGTCGGCTCGGTCATGGCGTTCACCGGCATTCTGTGCGCGAAGCTGCTCAGCGACGGGGTGCCTCCCATCATCGTCGTTCCCGTGATGATCGCGGGCGGAGCTCTCATCGGGCTGCTCCTCGGGGTCCTGGTGCAGTACTTCGACGTTCAGCCGTTCATCGCCACGCTCGCGGGGTTGTTCCTGGCCCGGGGGCTTGCCTTCGTAGTCAGCCAGTCGTCGATGCGCGTCGAAGATCCGGCAATTCTGTGGCTTCAGTCGGAACGGTTCCGGCTTGGTGACTGGTACATCACGCCCACCGGCATCATGGCCCTGCTCGTCGTCGCCATCGGCGTGTTCGTCACCCAATGGACGCGGTTCGGGCGCACGATCTACGCGATCGGTGGCAGCGAGCAGTCCGCTCGGCTCATGGGTTTGAACGTCGCGCGCACCAAGGTGCTCGTGTACCTGATCAGTGGAGTGTGCGGCGGCCTAGCCGGGCTGACCCTCACGGCGTACTCGGGTGCGGGTTATCCACTCAACGGTGTGGGCACCGAACTCGACACCATCGCGGCCGTCGTGATCGGCGGAACCCTGCTCACCGGAGGCACCGGCTACGTCATGGGCTCCATGATCGGTGTGCTGGTGTTCGGGACGATCAAGTCGGTGATCTCGTTCATGGGGGCCGAGCAATCGTGGACTCGCATCATCATCGGAACACTCCTGCTCCTGTTCATAGTCGTCCAACGGGTGATCGTCGCCAGGTCGGAACGGGGGCACTAG
- a CDS encoding sugar ABC transporter ATP-binding protein, translated as MDGATPLLEVSGATVRFGAETALDGVDFRLFPGEVHSVMGENGAGKSTLIKAVTGALPMDAGVLRIDGRTTRFAAPHDAQHAGVRTVYQEIDLLPNVSVAENIMLGREPRRFGMIDWPKTRQIATSALGELGLDVDPASKLGMHSLAVQQIVAIARAISTDLKVLVLDEPTSSLDLDEVAELFRVIRELKLKGVAILFVSHFLDQVYEICDRVTVLRDGRLVGEYLTQEVLRIDLVQAMLGRSAASLSSIPRTDSPDDEVAPYLSARGVTSNPGIEDADVDLREGEVLGVAGLLGSGRTRLARAITGVDRLDAGIIRISGNPHHPHGPHEAMSLGVVYSSEDRRAEGIVDALSVRENIVLALQADRGILHRISSARQRELAASWIEALDIRPPDMERPAGTLSGGNQQKVLLARLLALSPRVLVLDEPTRGIDVGAKVEIQNLVGDLAGNGLSVMFISAELEEVLRVGNRVAILRDGRIVDTVRSDDLTADSLLAMVAHPDGADE; from the coding sequence ATGGACGGGGCAACGCCGCTCCTGGAGGTTTCCGGGGCCACTGTGCGTTTCGGGGCCGAGACGGCTCTCGACGGGGTCGACTTCCGGTTGTTCCCCGGCGAGGTGCACTCGGTGATGGGCGAGAACGGGGCCGGCAAGTCGACGTTGATCAAGGCAGTCACAGGCGCCTTGCCGATGGATGCGGGCGTCTTGCGTATCGACGGCCGGACCACGCGGTTCGCCGCACCCCACGATGCACAGCACGCCGGTGTCCGTACCGTCTATCAAGAGATCGACCTGCTGCCCAACGTTTCGGTTGCCGAGAACATCATGCTCGGACGTGAGCCTCGCCGGTTCGGCATGATCGATTGGCCCAAGACGCGGCAGATCGCCACATCTGCCCTCGGCGAGCTCGGGCTCGACGTCGATCCCGCCTCGAAGCTGGGCATGCACTCGCTCGCCGTCCAGCAGATCGTCGCGATCGCCCGCGCGATCTCGACGGACCTCAAGGTCCTTGTGCTCGACGAACCGACATCAAGCCTCGACCTTGACGAGGTCGCGGAGCTTTTCCGGGTGATCCGCGAACTGAAACTCAAAGGCGTCGCCATCCTGTTCGTCTCGCATTTCCTCGATCAGGTCTACGAAATCTGCGACCGGGTGACGGTGCTGCGCGACGGCAGGCTGGTTGGGGAGTACCTGACCCAAGAGGTGCTGCGCATCGACCTCGTCCAGGCGATGCTCGGACGCAGTGCCGCGTCGCTTTCTTCGATACCCCGTACAGACTCACCGGACGACGAGGTCGCACCGTACCTCAGCGCACGAGGCGTCACGTCGAACCCGGGTATCGAGGACGCCGACGTGGATCTCCGGGAAGGCGAAGTGCTTGGTGTGGCCGGGCTGTTGGGCTCCGGGCGTACCCGGCTGGCCCGCGCCATCACCGGTGTCGACCGGCTCGACGCGGGCATCATCCGCATCTCGGGAAACCCGCACCACCCGCACGGACCGCACGAAGCGATGTCGCTAGGCGTCGTATACTCCTCGGAAGACCGCCGCGCCGAAGGGATCGTCGACGCGCTCAGCGTCCGGGAGAACATCGTGCTCGCCCTGCAGGCCGACCGGGGGATTCTGCACCGCATCTCCTCGGCTCGGCAACGCGAACTCGCGGCCAGCTGGATCGAAGCTCTCGATATCCGGCCTCCCGATATGGAACGTCCGGCCGGGACGCTGTCCGGCGGCAACCAGCAGAAGGTTCTCCTCGCCCGGTTGCTTGCGTTGTCGCCCAGAGTGCTCGTGCTCGACGAGCCCACGCGGGGCATCGACGTCGGCGCGAAGGTCGAGATCCAGAATCTCGTGGGTGATCTCGCGGGCAACGGCCTCTCGGTGATGTTCATCTCCGCTGAACTGGAGGAAGTACTGCGTGTGGGCAATCGCGTCGCCATCCTCCGGGACGGGCGCATCGTCGACACCGTGCGGTCCGACGACCTCACGGCCGATTCACTGCTGGCGATGGTGGCGCACCCGGATGGTGCCGATGAGTGA
- a CDS encoding substrate-binding domain-containing protein, producing the protein MSAEEEPTKAANIFDVARLAGVSHQTVSRVINNLPNVRPATRARVEKAIAQLRYSPSPAARALVTRRTRTIGLIVPAVSDYGPTSIAIHFNIAARAARYSVDTVSAVDVDPASTRMLVEGMLRRRVDAIVLVVNDMAVLEVVHALDLNIPLVAAAATMRRDAHLVSIDQYRGARSAVRHLAELGHTRILHIAGPTRAPDTIERMRGWRDELSARRLEIVEPVHGEWTAASAYTLGLELDIRPDSAVFVANDHMAIGLLSALRERDIRVPEDVSVVGFDDVPEAGYLVPSLTTVRQDFAALGELIMQKVLISIEEPDSVTEDTPLATRLIVRQSTRAVDLPDKPVDPLLPAPARGA; encoded by the coding sequence GTGAGCGCCGAGGAAGAGCCGACGAAGGCAGCGAACATCTTCGACGTCGCCCGGCTGGCCGGCGTTTCGCACCAGACCGTATCGCGGGTGATCAACAATCTGCCGAACGTCAGGCCAGCGACGCGTGCCAGGGTCGAGAAGGCGATCGCCCAGTTGCGATACAGTCCGTCTCCCGCGGCGCGTGCCCTGGTCACCCGGCGCACCCGCACCATCGGCCTGATCGTTCCCGCGGTTTCGGACTACGGTCCTACCTCCATCGCCATCCACTTCAACATCGCGGCCCGCGCCGCGCGATACAGCGTCGACACCGTCAGCGCCGTCGATGTCGATCCGGCCAGCACCCGGATGCTCGTCGAAGGCATGCTGCGCCGGCGGGTCGACGCGATCGTGCTCGTCGTGAACGACATGGCGGTTCTCGAGGTCGTGCACGCTCTCGACCTCAACATCCCGCTGGTCGCCGCCGCGGCGACGATGCGGCGCGATGCGCATCTTGTGTCGATCGACCAGTATCGTGGTGCGCGCTCCGCGGTGCGCCATCTCGCCGAACTCGGTCATACGCGAATCCTCCATATCGCTGGGCCCACTCGCGCTCCCGACACGATCGAGCGGATGCGCGGATGGCGTGACGAGCTGAGTGCTCGCCGGCTCGAAATCGTCGAGCCCGTCCACGGGGAGTGGACGGCAGCGAGCGCATACACGCTGGGACTCGAGCTCGACATCCGACCGGATAGCGCGGTCTTCGTGGCGAACGATCACATGGCGATCGGTCTGCTCTCCGCGCTGCGTGAGCGCGACATTCGCGTTCCTGAGGACGTCAGCGTCGTCGGGTTCGACGACGTGCCCGAAGCCGGGTATCTCGTCCCCTCGCTGACGACGGTGCGCCAGGACTTCGCCGCACTCGGTGAGCTCATCATGCAGAAGGTGCTCATCTCCATCGAGGAACCCGACAGCGTCACCGAGGACACCCCTCTGGCCACGCGTCTCATCGTCCGGCAGTCGACTCGGGCCGTCGACCTGCCGGACAAGCCGGTCGATCCGCTCCTGCCCGCGCCTGCTAGGGGCGCCTAG
- a CDS encoding putative immunity protein codes for MTSVTGDFELTYDELREVARYAAESAQDVLPLFENAHPDDPRPRAALDAAWEFVNGARRTKLQRVTSMDAHRAAREASTEVSRLAAQAAGDAASAAYLHPIAKAHQVAHILRAAANAARIAEIVAGEEPVIGDKMIEYAHQRATPALISVLHRYPPAPAGVSRAAQLMAALDATLRTSG; via the coding sequence GTGACGAGCGTGACCGGCGACTTCGAACTGACATATGACGAGCTGCGAGAGGTAGCCCGCTACGCGGCCGAGTCAGCACAAGATGTTCTCCCCCTCTTCGAGAACGCCCACCCCGACGATCCTCGCCCACGCGCCGCCCTCGACGCTGCCTGGGAATTCGTCAACGGTGCGCGCAGGACCAAGCTCCAGCGCGTCACGTCGATGGATGCGCATCGCGCCGCGAGAGAAGCCTCCACCGAAGTCTCCCGCCTGGCCGCGCAAGCCGCCGGAGACGCTGCATCCGCCGCCTACCTCCACCCGATCGCCAAAGCCCACCAAGTGGCCCACATTCTTCGCGCCGCAGCGAACGCAGCACGCATCGCCGAGATCGTGGCTGGCGAAGAGCCCGTCATCGGGGACAAAATGATCGAATATGCCCACCAGCGCGCCACTCCTGCCTTGATCAGCGTCCTACACAGATACCCGCCCGCACCGGCCGGCGTCAGTCGGGCCGCCCAGCTCATGGCCGCCTTGGACGCCACACTGCGCACGTCCGGCTAG
- a CDS encoding HNH endonuclease signature motif containing protein — MFDDGVSGDRPPHVLAGVLDAAEAVFDEALDVDASLVGDDDLVEVLARCHALAARQGELFLRVLAEVDTRDLGRRLGASSTTAWVRDALNIRPGVAKSSVDLAHRLTPPVEADDYAATPDAGARRGAMPATRAGLAAGEVSLDHATVIAKTMAQLPTDISAEDAARAEADLAAFATEHDPATLQRLATHLLHVLSTDSLENREERAQRKRRLRLIDNGDGTVRITGLLSTEGAATVRTALDPLAAPQPGENGERDPRAPDQRLADALVELCQRHLQAGTLPTNHGHAPQLLLLAELSTLLGTTGTGPAAAACAQTDPSGENTTEATCTTGASCAGQQHRSNQDHRDDKSDGRGNGDGIHTGIPGRQPEPDPGSAGCGHTARSPRPARQWLRDTWAQRFGVAPAELGWGGPISTETLRRITCDASITPVLVGPHGVPLRVGRAERIVTPGIWTALVARDRGCAFPTCTRPPAWCQAHHIRHWSDGGGTDLENMVLLCAHHHRVIHHGGWDVHIGPDGHPVFVPPPWIDPDRTPRRNTRPRHDHQPPPSGEHPGESDGQRTRRHRMRPPPPDT; from the coding sequence ATGTTCGATGATGGTGTTTCGGGTGATCGTCCACCCCATGTTTTGGCGGGGGTGCTGGACGCGGCTGAGGCTGTCTTCGACGAGGCCCTCGATGTAGATGCCTCGCTGGTGGGTGATGACGACCTGGTGGAGGTTCTCGCTCGGTGTCACGCGCTGGCTGCCCGCCAGGGCGAGCTGTTTCTCCGGGTGCTCGCCGAGGTCGACACTCGGGATCTCGGTCGCCGCCTCGGCGCGTCCTCCACGACCGCCTGGGTGCGTGATGCCCTGAACATCCGTCCCGGGGTGGCGAAGTCCTCGGTGGATCTGGCCCATCGGCTCACGCCCCCGGTCGAGGCTGACGACTACGCCGCCACCCCCGACGCCGGCGCGCGGCGCGGGGCGATGCCGGCCACCCGTGCAGGCCTGGCTGCTGGGGAGGTGTCGCTGGACCACGCGACCGTGATCGCCAAAACCATGGCCCAGCTGCCCACGGACATCAGCGCCGAGGACGCGGCCCGCGCTGAGGCCGATCTGGCCGCGTTCGCCACAGAGCACGACCCGGCCACGCTGCAGCGCCTGGCCACTCACCTGCTGCACGTGCTGTCCACCGACAGCCTCGAAAACCGTGAAGAACGTGCCCAGCGCAAACGCCGCCTGCGCCTCATCGACAATGGTGACGGCACTGTGCGCATCACCGGCCTACTGTCCACCGAGGGCGCCGCCACCGTGCGCACCGCTCTCGACCCGCTCGCAGCGCCCCAGCCCGGCGAGAACGGCGAACGTGACCCCCGCGCACCCGACCAACGCCTCGCCGACGCACTCGTCGAGCTCTGCCAACGCCACCTGCAAGCCGGCACCCTGCCCACCAACCACGGCCACGCACCCCAGCTCCTCCTGCTCGCCGAACTGTCCACCCTGCTCGGCACCACCGGCACCGGTCCCGCCGCGGCGGCCTGCGCCCAGACAGATCCAAGCGGCGAGAACACTACCGAGGCCACATGCACCACCGGCGCCAGCTGCGCCGGCCAGCAGCACCGCAGCAACCAGGATCACCGGGACGACAAGAGCGACGGCCGCGGCAACGGTGACGGTATCCACACCGGTATCCCCGGCAGGCAACCCGAACCCGACCCGGGGTCTGCCGGCTGCGGTCACACCGCCCGTTCACCCAGACCGGCGCGGCAATGGCTGCGAGATACGTGGGCCCAACGCTTCGGCGTCGCGCCGGCAGAACTCGGCTGGGGTGGCCCCATCTCCACCGAGACACTGCGGCGCATCACCTGCGACGCCAGCATCACCCCGGTGCTCGTGGGTCCACACGGTGTCCCCCTACGAGTCGGGCGCGCCGAGCGCATCGTCACGCCCGGCATCTGGACCGCGCTCGTAGCCCGCGACCGCGGCTGCGCGTTCCCCACCTGTACCCGGCCACCGGCGTGGTGTCAGGCACACCACATCCGGCATTGGTCTGATGGTGGTGGTACCGATCTGGAGAACATGGTGCTGTTGTGTGCGCACCACCACCGGGTGATTCACCACGGCGGCTGGGACGTCCACATCGGACCGGACGGACACCCCGTGTTCGTGCCACCGCCCTGGATAGACCCAGACCGAACCCCCAGGCGCAACACCCGGCCCCGCCATGACCACCAGCCGCCGCCATCCGGTGAACACCCAGGCGAAAGCGACGGGCAACGCACTCGGCGACACCGAATGCGGCCACCACCACCGGACACCTGA
- a CDS encoding MFS transporter has protein sequence MTGQRAGVGEGRAVRYGLLAGALLMVEFIAGMQTFLLRTVIPLVGADLDAHEFYGVMTGAAEIAMFLTLPLGPYLLQRFAVDRLLLHLTLLSVAGGVVAALAPSVGVFVLGRACSGLAAGALASVSLAAIVTVLPTGWRRAVLAGYNVMWVITSFVGPMYAAWVASVLSWRWALVLYLPLLVIARVIIARQLRGTLNPGGEERLAIGSAFILTGGVALLSLVGLQTLPTSVAVAVGGVGIAATLFAARRLLPSGTLTARPGRPAALATMGLLTAAYFGCGAIIAIIVHDLLDGTAREVGVVLAGGGLGWAFAGLAVAKWPAQAARAYVRRSTLGASFLVTGMVATGAVLLIDGITVPVQIVLFGWTLASVGMGLTYLDTINHIVDIPQEVDDVSPAKAAALEILIEAIATATMSTLTAAILGRAIAGGAGHGAAAIALMLTALAAASLACTVRRVVTADTHA, from the coding sequence ATGACTGGGCAGCGTGCTGGTGTGGGCGAGGGGCGGGCGGTCAGGTACGGCCTCCTGGCCGGCGCGCTTCTCATGGTGGAGTTCATTGCGGGGATGCAGACGTTTCTGCTGCGTACGGTGATCCCGCTGGTCGGCGCCGATCTTGACGCGCACGAGTTCTACGGCGTCATGACGGGGGCGGCCGAGATCGCGATGTTCTTGACATTGCCGCTCGGCCCGTACCTGCTCCAGCGCTTCGCGGTGGACCGGCTGTTGCTGCACCTGACGTTGCTCAGCGTGGCGGGTGGCGTGGTCGCCGCACTGGCCCCGTCCGTAGGTGTCTTCGTCCTCGGTCGGGCGTGTTCTGGACTCGCGGCCGGTGCGCTGGCGTCGGTGTCGCTGGCCGCGATCGTCACGGTGCTTCCGACCGGATGGCGACGCGCTGTGCTCGCCGGGTACAACGTGATGTGGGTCATCACCTCGTTCGTCGGCCCCATGTACGCGGCGTGGGTAGCGTCGGTGCTGAGCTGGCGGTGGGCGCTGGTGCTCTACCTTCCATTGCTCGTGATCGCGCGTGTCATTATCGCCCGCCAGTTGCGGGGAACCCTGAATCCCGGGGGTGAGGAACGCCTCGCGATCGGGTCGGCTTTCATCCTCACCGGTGGTGTGGCGTTGCTGTCCCTGGTCGGGTTGCAGACACTGCCGACGAGTGTGGCCGTCGCCGTGGGTGGGGTCGGCATAGCTGCTACCTTGTTCGCCGCACGACGCCTACTGCCCAGCGGGACCCTGACCGCGCGCCCCGGGCGCCCTGCTGCTCTTGCGACGATGGGCCTGCTGACAGCCGCGTACTTCGGATGCGGGGCGATCATCGCGATCATCGTTCACGACCTGCTCGACGGCACTGCCCGCGAGGTGGGCGTGGTCCTGGCAGGTGGCGGTCTCGGCTGGGCATTCGCGGGCCTGGCGGTGGCGAAGTGGCCGGCCCAGGCCGCCCGGGCCTACGTGCGGCGTTCGACGCTCGGCGCGTCGTTCCTTGTCACCGGGATGGTCGCGACGGGAGCCGTCCTGCTCATAGACGGGATCACCGTGCCAGTGCAGATCGTCCTGTTCGGCTGGACCTTAGCGAGTGTCGGAATGGGACTGACCTACCTCGACACGATCAACCACATCGTCGACATACCCCAGGAAGTGGACGACGTCTCCCCCGCGAAGGCGGCCGCCTTGGAGATCCTGATCGAGGCGATCGCCACCGCCACCATGTCCACACTCACCGCCGCCATTCTCGGACGAGCCATCGCCGGCGGCGCCGGTCACGGTGCCGCCGCGATCGCCCTAATGCTCACCGCACTGGCAGCGGCATCGCTTGCCTGTACAGTTCGCCGTGTCGTCACCGCCGACACCCATGCGTGA